A single region of the Pseudomonas granadensis genome encodes:
- a CDS encoding AAA family ATPase yields the protein MTALSDLNALQASIAEAVLGQDQVIRQILLGLLANGHLLLESLPGLAKTRTVKALAKHLDAKMSRIQFTPDLLPSDITGAEVLHQVEGKNEIRFQPGPLFGNLILADEINRAPAKVQAALLEAMEERQITVAGNSHALPELFIVVATQNPIEQEGTYPLPEAQMDRFLMKVLLDYPSAENESQVLRLLRNEEFAQGASTAPAKGFNLAQEVIFAARKEVSAVHVSPAIDSYLIDLINATRYPADYDEDLARWIAIGASPRGGIGLDRCARADAWLQGQDFVSPDNVRAVVHPVLRHRLQLSYDAVADGVSADQVLDRILDKVAIPA from the coding sequence TGCAAGCCAGCATCGCCGAAGCGGTGCTCGGTCAGGATCAAGTGATCCGGCAGATCCTGCTCGGCCTCTTGGCCAACGGCCATTTGCTGCTGGAAAGCCTGCCGGGGCTGGCCAAGACCCGTACGGTCAAAGCCCTGGCCAAACACCTCGACGCGAAAATGAGCCGCATCCAGTTCACCCCGGACCTGTTGCCCTCGGACATCACCGGTGCCGAGGTGCTGCATCAGGTCGAGGGCAAAAACGAAATCCGTTTTCAACCCGGCCCGCTGTTCGGCAACCTGATTCTCGCCGACGAAATCAACCGCGCTCCGGCCAAGGTCCAGGCAGCGTTGCTCGAAGCCATGGAGGAGCGCCAGATCACCGTGGCCGGCAACAGCCATGCGCTGCCGGAGTTGTTCATCGTCGTGGCGACGCAAAACCCGATCGAGCAGGAAGGCACCTACCCGCTGCCGGAAGCGCAGATGGACCGTTTTCTGATGAAGGTGCTGCTCGATTATCCAAGCGCCGAAAACGAAAGTCAGGTGCTGCGTCTGTTGCGTAACGAAGAATTCGCCCAAGGCGCAAGCACCGCGCCGGCCAAGGGCTTCAACCTCGCTCAGGAGGTGATTTTCGCGGCGCGCAAGGAAGTCAGCGCCGTGCACGTCTCGCCGGCCATCGACAGCTACCTGATCGACCTGATCAACGCGACCCGCTATCCCGCCGATTACGACGAAGACCTGGCGCGCTGGATCGCCATTGGCGCCAGCCCGCGCGGCGGTATCGGTCTGGACCGTTGTGCGCGCGCCGATGCGTGGTTGCAGGGGCAGGATTTCGTTTCCCCGGACAACGTCCGCGCGGTGGTGCATCCGGTGCTGCGGCATCGCCTGCAACTGAGTTACGACGCAGTCGCCGACGGCGTCAGTGCCGATCAGGTGCTCGATCGCATTCTCGATAAAGTCGCGATTCCGGCATGA
- a CDS encoding DUF971 domain-containing protein, producing the protein MSPLAVVNSQSTRTLRLSWPDGRESVLGHAQLRRQCPCSQCRAFRLRGVTPLVDDRVRLIEVNGQGYGVQLVFSDGHQRGIYPWDYLVGLGA; encoded by the coding sequence ATGAGTCCTTTGGCGGTGGTCAATTCGCAGAGCACGCGGACGTTGCGTCTGAGCTGGCCGGATGGGCGTGAGTCGGTGTTGGGGCATGCTCAACTGCGGCGGCAGTGTCCGTGTTCGCAATGTCGTGCGTTTCGGCTGCGGGGGGTTACGCCGTTGGTCGATGATCGGGTGCGTCTGATTGAGGTGAACGGTCAAGGGTATGGGGTGCAGTTGGTGTTCAGTGATGGGCATCAGCGGGGGATTTATCCTTGGGATTATCTGGTGGGGCTGGGGGCCTGA
- a CDS encoding HEAT repeat domain-containing protein, which translates to MTSIFAVTDIDEILALQPRLTADDPGVRRIALIELADLEEPDGLLWLVDRLGHDPAEEVRAEAARLLEAWEDEPVVQALCEALTDPSLAVQAAAAQSLSLLKSEAAGRVIRPWTDHADVNVRIAAFRALRELRFADAAPAAVAALNDADANVRREAVGVLGWLKQLDALPALARLASDDPDTEVRRAATGALGLASSAEVLPALRQALRDIAWQVREEAATTLGKVGHGDAGPALVEALSDDYWQVRLRATRSLGRLRFVPALEALIDTLGHRISNLRKEAALALGELNDRGAVAALQAAQDDGDPEVRKAVRIALSQLQ; encoded by the coding sequence ATGACCTCTATTTTTGCTGTGACCGATATCGATGAAATCCTTGCCCTGCAACCGCGCCTGACCGCTGATGACCCTGGTGTGCGGCGCATCGCCCTGATCGAGCTGGCGGATCTTGAAGAACCCGACGGCTTGCTCTGGCTGGTCGATCGACTTGGCCACGATCCTGCCGAAGAAGTCCGCGCCGAAGCTGCGCGGTTGCTCGAGGCCTGGGAGGATGAGCCGGTCGTGCAGGCCTTGTGTGAGGCGCTGACCGATCCATCGCTGGCCGTGCAGGCGGCTGCCGCACAAAGCCTGAGCTTGCTCAAGTCTGAAGCGGCGGGGCGGGTGATTCGGCCGTGGACTGATCATGCCGACGTCAACGTGCGCATCGCTGCGTTTCGCGCTTTACGTGAGTTGCGTTTTGCCGATGCGGCGCCCGCTGCCGTCGCCGCGCTGAACGATGCCGACGCCAATGTGCGCCGCGAAGCGGTCGGCGTGCTGGGTTGGCTCAAGCAACTCGACGCGCTGCCGGCGTTGGCGCGTTTGGCCAGCGATGACCCGGACACCGAAGTGCGCCGTGCGGCGACAGGTGCGCTGGGGTTGGCCTCCAGTGCCGAGGTGTTGCCAGCTCTGCGTCAGGCCTTGCGCGACATTGCGTGGCAGGTGCGCGAAGAAGCGGCGACGACGTTGGGCAAGGTCGGCCATGGCGACGCCGGCCCGGCGCTGGTCGAGGCGTTGAGCGATGACTATTGGCAAGTGCGTCTGCGCGCCACTCGCAGCCTGGGTCGTTTGCGTTTTGTGCCGGCGCTGGAGGCGTTGATCGATACGCTCGGTCATCGCATCAGCAACCTGCGCAAGGAGGCGGCGCTGGCCTTGGGTGAGCTGAATGATCGTGGCGCTGTGGCGGCTTTGCAGGCGGCGCAGGATGACGGCGATCCGGAAGTGCGCAAGGCGGTGCGCATTGCCTTGAGTCAGTTGCAATGA
- a CDS encoding ABC transporter ATP-binding protein — protein MSVMQTPEGRIDICQLSIVLGEGRDAFEAVQDLDCQIEPGQFVCILGPSGCGKSTLLGALAGHLKASTGSLKVDGAAVSGPSPQRGMVFQHHTLFPWRTVRDNVAFGLKMRGIGKVERHRAAADILKLVGLDGFAERWPDQLSGGMQQRVEIARVLVNRPRLLLMDEPFGALDALTRLNMQELLLDIWTRIRTTVVFVTHDIDEALFLADRLLVMSARPGRIIEDLRLDFPRPRTSELVTSAEFARLKRHCLDLLRHDTDRPLPRLNPLGLPPENPLPRFAL, from the coding sequence ATGAGCGTAATGCAAACCCCGGAAGGGCGGATCGACATTTGCCAGTTGTCGATCGTGCTCGGCGAAGGTCGCGATGCTTTCGAAGCGGTGCAGGATCTCGATTGCCAGATCGAACCCGGCCAGTTCGTGTGCATTCTCGGCCCGTCCGGTTGCGGCAAATCGACGTTGCTCGGGGCCTTGGCCGGGCATTTGAAGGCCAGTACTGGCAGCCTGAAAGTCGACGGCGCGGCGGTGTCCGGGCCGTCGCCGCAGCGCGGCATGGTGTTCCAGCATCACACGCTGTTTCCATGGCGCACGGTGCGCGACAACGTTGCCTTCGGCTTGAAGATGCGCGGTATCGGCAAGGTCGAGCGGCATCGCGCGGCCGCTGACATTCTCAAACTGGTGGGCCTCGACGGATTTGCCGAGCGCTGGCCCGATCAGCTGTCTGGCGGCATGCAGCAACGGGTGGAAATTGCTCGGGTGCTGGTCAATCGTCCACGGCTGTTGCTGATGGACGAGCCGTTCGGCGCGCTGGATGCGCTGACCCGCCTGAACATGCAGGAACTGCTGCTGGATATCTGGACGCGCATCCGTACCACCGTCGTGTTCGTCACCCACGACATCGACGAAGCGCTGTTTCTCGCCGACCGCTTGCTGGTGATGAGCGCACGTCCGGGGCGGATCATCGAAGACCTGCGTCTGGATTTCCCGCGTCCACGCACCAGCGAACTGGTCACCAGCGCCGAATTCGCGCGCCTCAAACGCCATTGCCTCGACCTGCTGCGCCACGACACCGACCGACCGCTGCCGCGCCTCAACCCGCTCGGCTTGCCTCCTGAAAACCCTTTGCCGCGATTTGCCCTATGA